One segment of Solanum lycopersicum chromosome 1, SLM_r2.1 DNA contains the following:
- the LOC138341634 gene encoding uncharacterized protein, whose protein sequence is MPPMPQGPQAAYVEGDMTNVEIRVALRILTHLMMTQAHVVTNHVVAQANLGFGPQSNYSTPTSRIWDFMRMNSPTFHGIKVDDDPQGFIDEIIIPPGRVFRGRPQRNVEEQKVPNASEVQPYGEVTNMEFWEAIWMLSQVVTNKVEQHKGYQKEGADTSRVHEFLKMNSSSFTGSSTTEDPKNIVEELKVFEDGRAEDAPHPSWTYFEESLLGRFFPRELEKAKKSKSHVPSSASPPEPRDRVEHHSQNSRARPSYSQGSVAQGGSKLAAWSKCGRNHSGICHEGFTYCFKYVQTGHFMIECQKSRQSGGNRGNRDQSLSVIPPDRAAPSGLLLVQAEEQTIYPGDTLSLSATPPDRAAPRGFLLVQAKEQTVCMLLIISMNKRILHMLSLKLSDPFRVSTPVGKSILAKRVYRDCVVFVSHRSTMLDLIELDMVDFDIILGMNLIHACYASIDCRTRVVKFQIPNESVIEWASSSVVTKGRFISYIKARELVSKGCIYRLVRVNEPSGEVPSLQSVSIVSEFPDVFPDDLPRVPREREIDFQHKCNPRYSSYLYSAIQNGTSRVKRAKRSIKKSIR, encoded by the exons ATGCCTCCAATGCCACAAGGTCCTCAAGCTGCTTATGTTGAAGGGGATATGACTAATGTGGAGATAAGGGTTGCTCTTAGGATCTTGACCCATCTCATGATGACTCAAGCTCATGTTGTCACTAATCATGTGGTTGCCCAAGCTAACCTAGGATTTGGACCTCAATCCAATTATAGTACACCCACTTCTAGAATCTgggatttcatgaggatgaactCTCCTACTTTCCATGGCATTAAGGTGGATGACGATCcacaaggcttcatagatgaG ATCATCATTCCTCCAGGAAGAGTATTTAGAGGTCGACCACAAAGAAATGTTGAGGAACAAAAGGTTCCAAATGCCTCTGAGGTACAACCTTACGGAGAGGTTACCAATATGGAATTTTGGGAAGCTATCTGGATGCTAAGTCAAGTTGTGACTAATAAAGTTGAGCAACACAAAGGATATCAAAAAGAAGGGGCTGATACCTCAAGAGTTCACGAGTTCCTTAAGATGAATTCTTCTAGTTTCACTGGATCAAGCACTACTGAAGATCCAAAAAACATTGTGGAAGAATTGAAGGTTTTTGAG GATGGTAGAGCTGAGGATGCACCACATCCAAGTTGGACATACTTTGAAGAATCATTATTGGGGAGGTTCTTTCCTCGAGAATTGGAGAAAGCCAAG AAATCAAAGAGTCATGTACCATCGTCTGCTAGTCCTCCTGAGCCCAGAGACAGAGTTGAGCATCATAGTCAGAACTCCCGAGCTAGACCTTCATATTCACAAGGTAGTGTGGCACAAGGAGGTAGTAAGCTTGCTGCTTGGTCTAAGTGTGGTAGGAATCACTCTGGCATTTGTCACGAAGGCTTCACATATTGTTTTAAGTACGTTCAAACCGGACATTTCATGATAGAATGTCAAAAGAGTAGGCAAAGCGGTGGCAACAGAGGCAATAGGGATCAGTCTTTATCAGTAATTCCACCCGACAGAGCTGCACCTAGTGGGTTGCTTCTGGTACAGGCGGAGGAACAAACCATTT ACCCAGGAGATACTTTATCTTTATCAGCAACTCCACCAGACAGAGCTGCACCTAGGGGGTTTCTTCTGGTACAGGCGAAGGAACAAACCGTTTGTATGCTCTTAATAATCTCCATGAACAAGAGAATTCTCCATATGTTGTCACTG AAACTTAGTGACCCATTCAGAGTGTCTACACCTGTTGGTAAATCCATTCTAGCAAaaagagtctatcgtgattgtgTTGTTTTTGTCAGTCACAGGAGTACCATGCTTGATTTaatagagttagacatggtagattttgatatcattctaGGTATGAACTTGATCCATGcctgttatgcatcaatagattgcagaactcgagttgtcaagttCCAAATTCCAAATGAGTCAGTCATAGAGTGGGCTAGTAGTTCAGTAGTGACTAAGGGTCGTTTCATTTCGTACATTAAAGCGAGAGAGTTAGTTTCTAAGGGATGTATATATCGGTTAGTCAGAGTTAATGAACCAAGTGGTGAGGTACCTTCTCTTCAGTCAGTTTCAATAGTCAGTGAGTTTCCAGATGTCTTCCCCGATGATTTACCCAGAGTCCCTCGCGAAAGAGAGATAGATTTTCAGCATAAATGTAATCCCagatactcgtcctatctctattccgcCATACAGAATGGCACCAGCAGAGTTAAAAGAGCTAAAAGatcaattaaaaaatctattagaTAA